In Dyadobacter subterraneus, a single genomic region encodes these proteins:
- a CDS encoding Hsp20/alpha crystallin family protein, whose protein sequence is MESKIKIPREMLMHIDFTNTINGGISEPIVHLEKGTDGYEVTVKAPGIESEDLQLEIVKDKMRLYHLLPIFRQERESEEQWKTMRFISTIAIPDGVDADNITARYDSVKRHLVLFLPFNHQQDDFRRKVDIERW, encoded by the coding sequence ATGGAAAGCAAGATAAAAATACCACGGGAAATGTTGATGCATATTGATTTTACCAATACCATTAACGGAGGAATAAGCGAACCGATCGTTCATCTTGAAAAAGGAACGGATGGTTACGAAGTTACAGTGAAGGCACCCGGTATAGAATCAGAAGACCTTCAATTGGAAATTGTAAAAGACAAAATGAGATTATATCATCTCTTGCCAATATTTCGTCAGGAAAGAGAAAGTGAGGAACAGTGGAAAACAATGCGTTTTATCAGCACAATAGCAATTCCGGATGGAGTGGATGCTGATAATATTACCGCAAGATATGATAGTGTAAAACGTCATTTGGTATTGTTTCTTCCATTTAATCACCAACAAGATGACTTCCGCAGAAAAGTTGATATCGAGCGTTGGTAG